Proteins encoded in a region of the Photobacterium angustum genome:
- the hemF gene encoding oxygen-dependent coproporphyrinogen oxidase — protein sequence MDSQVDKSAVKAFLLDLQDRICQALEQQETTVAFEQDQWQREEGGGGRSRVLRDGEIFEQAGVNFSHVYGAEMPASATAHRPELAGRRFEAMGVSLVIHPRNPYVPTSHANVRFFIAEKDGEAPVWWFGGGFDLTPFYPFEEDCQHWHDTAKQLCAPFGDDVYQQHKAWCDKYFFLPHRNETRGVGGLFFDDLNQWGFDKSFAYMQAVGNGFINAYMPIVQQRYYLPYGEREREFQLYRRGRYVEFNLVYDRGTLFGLQSGGRTESILMSMPPLARWEYCYEPEPNSAEARLYQDYLKPREW from the coding sequence ATGGATAGCCAAGTAGATAAAAGTGCAGTTAAAGCCTTTTTGTTGGATTTACAAGATCGTATTTGCCAAGCATTAGAGCAACAAGAAACAACCGTCGCGTTTGAACAAGACCAATGGCAGCGTGAAGAAGGTGGCGGTGGTCGTAGTCGTGTATTACGTGATGGCGAAATCTTCGAGCAAGCAGGTGTGAATTTTTCTCATGTTTATGGTGCTGAAATGCCAGCTTCTGCAACAGCACATCGCCCAGAATTAGCAGGTCGTCGTTTTGAAGCGATGGGCGTGTCATTGGTTATTCACCCTCGCAACCCTTATGTGCCAACCTCTCATGCCAATGTTCGCTTCTTTATCGCAGAAAAAGATGGTGAAGCTCCGGTTTGGTGGTTTGGTGGTGGCTTTGATCTTACCCCTTTCTATCCTTTCGAAGAAGATTGCCAACACTGGCATGATACAGCTAAACAGTTGTGTGCGCCGTTTGGTGATGATGTTTATCAACAGCACAAAGCATGGTGTGATAAATACTTCTTCTTACCGCACCGTAATGAAACCCGCGGTGTAGGCGGTCTATTCTTTGATGATCTCAATCAATGGGGATTTGATAAAAGTTTTGCTTATATGCAAGCGGTAGGTAATGGTTTTATTAATGCCTACATGCCGATAGTACAACAGCGTTATTATCTACCCTATGGTGAACGTGAACGGGAGTTTCAGTTATACCGTCGTGGACGTTATGTCGAATTTAATTTGGTTTATGATCGTGGCACTTTGTTTGGTTTACAGAGTGGCGGAAGAACGGAATCTATTTTAATGTCGATGCCACCATTAGCACGTTGGGAGTACTGCTATGAACCAGAGCCCAATTCAGCAGAAGCGCGACTGTATCAAGATTATTTAAAACCACGAGAGTGGTAA
- the aroE gene encoding shikimate dehydrogenase, with amino-acid sequence MDKYVVFGNPIGQSKSPFIHTLFARQTSQQMTYTSQLVAIDSFVQAADMFFNDGGKGCNITVPFKEQAYQYATKLTERARLAGAVNTLKKLDDGGVLGDNTDGEGLVQDLINQQVELKDQRILLLGAGGAARGVILPLLAQQPKQLVVANRTVSKAKQLAELFSSYGNVVALEQAELENQTFDVIINSTSASLSGDVPMISPTVIGTNTTCYDMVYGSAITSFNCWAKEHGAVKVLDGLGMLVGQAAESFMLWRGLRPGAKQVQRELRRTLQE; translated from the coding sequence ATGGATAAGTACGTCGTATTTGGTAACCCAATCGGACAAAGTAAATCTCCATTCATTCATACATTATTTGCCCGTCAAACGAGTCAACAGATGACATATACCAGTCAACTTGTTGCCATTGATAGTTTTGTGCAAGCGGCAGATATGTTTTTTAATGATGGTGGTAAAGGTTGTAACATTACGGTGCCATTTAAAGAGCAAGCTTATCAATATGCGACCAAGCTAACTGAACGTGCTCGCTTGGCTGGTGCCGTAAATACACTTAAGAAATTGGATGACGGCGGTGTATTAGGTGATAACACTGATGGTGAAGGCCTTGTTCAAGATCTGATCAATCAACAGGTCGAATTAAAAGATCAACGCATCTTATTGTTAGGCGCCGGTGGTGCTGCTCGTGGTGTGATTTTGCCATTATTAGCACAGCAACCTAAACAATTGGTTGTAGCCAACCGCACAGTAAGCAAAGCAAAACAATTGGCAGAGCTGTTTTCTTCTTACGGTAATGTTGTTGCACTAGAGCAAGCCGAACTTGAAAACCAAACCTTTGATGTGATCATCAATTCAACGTCAGCCAGCTTATCTGGGGATGTGCCAATGATATCACCAACGGTGATTGGTACGAATACCACGTGCTATGACATGGTTTATGGCTCAGCGATAACCTCTTTTAATTGTTGGGCAAAAGAGCATGGCGCAGTTAAAGTGTTAGATGGGTTAGGGATGCTCGTTGGGCAAGCTGCGGAAAGTTTCATGTTATGGCGCGGGCTTCGTCCGGGAGCTAAACAAGTACAACGTGAGTTGCGCCGAACTTTACAAGAGTAA
- a CDS encoding DUF1488 domain-containing protein, with protein sequence MNQDILFSDIQSWDAVRQAVNFPAQQGGALIICWVTLNWLQQHSGKPLNNEADILAEFSSMRFDLEELAEVMIEDESFDDDGDIVIE encoded by the coding sequence ATGAACCAAGATATTCTATTTTCAGATATTCAATCATGGGATGCTGTTCGACAAGCCGTTAACTTCCCTGCTCAGCAAGGCGGCGCACTGATCATCTGTTGGGTAACCTTAAACTGGCTACAACAGCACAGTGGTAAACCCTTAAATAACGAAGCTGATATCCTCGCTGAATTTTCTTCAATGCGTTTTGATCTTGAAGAGTTGGCTGAAGTGATGATTGAAGACGAATCTTTTGATGATGACGGCGATATCGTTATCGAGTAA